One Tamandua tetradactyla isolate mTamTet1 chromosome 20, mTamTet1.pri, whole genome shotgun sequence DNA segment encodes these proteins:
- the SLC4A9 gene encoding anion exchange protein 4: protein MKLPGREEFEATSSPENVPTGELSSGPSPGSSPGGPSDTDSKELRVPEDPLLFIQLNELLGLPQALEWRETGRWVLFEEKLEVGADRWSAPHVPTLVLPSLQKLRRLLAEGLLLLDCPAQSLMELVEQVTRVESLSPELRRQLQALLLQRPQHHIRTTGTRPCWGFAHSRENSRDEEDPLKEQHQNPLRQKLPPKAEAAAVLAGELGFLAQPLGVFVRLRDPVVLGPLTEVPLPSRFFCLLLGPPLPGTGYHEMGRAAAVLLSDPQFQWSVRRVSNLHDLLTALDAFLEEVIVLPPGRWDPTARIPPPKHLPSQHKRPLSQLRETKGSLALHGAPAENRHGYGPYPPSPELQRTGRLFGGLVQDVQRKTSWYISDFLDALHPQCFSAVLYIYLATVTNAITFGGLLGDATEGAQGVLESFLGTAVAGAAFCLMAGQPLTILSSTGPVLVFERLLFSFCRDYSLDYLPFRLWVGIWVATFCLALVAIEASVLVRYFTRFTEEGFCALISLIFIYDALGKMLSLAHAYPIQRPGPDLAKTLTYGCICQFPGPGENDSQWARIRPEDRGDMISTDLGLVNVSLLPPPECARQGGHPRGPGCNTVPDIAFFSLLLFLTSFFFATALKHVKTSRFFPSVVRRVLGDFSSVLAILLCCGLDAFLGLATPKLVVPREFKPTLTGRSWLVSPFGANPWWLSMAAALPALLLSILIFMDQQITAVILNRAEYRLQKGAGFHLDLFCVAGLMLLTSALGLPWYVSATVISVAHMDSLRRESTACAPGEPPHFLGIREQRLTGLLVFILTGVSIFLAPVLKFIPMPVLYGIFLYMGVTALSSIQFTKRVQLLLMPAKHQPDLLLLRHVPLNRVHLFTTIQLACLGLLWTIKSTPAAIIFPLMVSRLLGLVGVRKALEQVFSPQEILWLDELMPEEGRSIPEKRLKPKHSFSGSDSEDSELMYQPKAPEINISVN from the exons ATGAAGCTGCCAGGCCGGGAGGAGTTTGAAGCCACCAGTTCCCCTGAAAATGTTCCCACAGGGGAGCTGAGCAGCGGCCCTAGCCCGGGCTCCAGCCCTGGTGGCCCATCAGATACAGACAGCAAGGAACTGCGGGTTCCCGAGGACCCTCTGCTCTTCATTCAGCTGAATGAACTGTTGGGCCTGCCCCAGGCTCTGGAGTGGAGGGAGACAGGCAG GTGGGTACTGTTTGAGGAGAAGCTGGAGGTGGGCGCGGACCGGTGGAGCGCTCCCCATGTGCCCACCCTAGTGCTGCCCAGCCTTCAGAAGCTCCGCAGGCTGCTGGCCGAGGGCCTCCTACTGCTAGACTGTCCAGCTCAGAGCCTCATGGAGCTCGTGG AGCAGGTGACCAGGGTGGAGTCACTGAGCCCAGAGCTGAGACGGCAGCTGCAGGCCTTGCTGCTGCAGAGACCCCAGCACCACATCCGGACCACAGGCACCAGGCCTTGCTGGG GATTTGCTCATTCAAGAGAGAATTCTCGTGATGAAGAAGATCCCTTGAAGGAACAG CACCAGAACCCCCTGAGACAGAAGCTGCCTCCCAAGGCTGAGGCAGCGGCTGTGCTGGCAGGAGAGCTGGGCTTCCTGGCCCAGCCACTGGGGGTCTTTGTGCGGTTGCGGGATCCAGTGGTGCTGGGACCCCTTACTGAGGTGCCCCTCCCTAGCAG GTTTTTCTGCCTCCTCCTCGGTCCTCCCCTGCCGGGAACAGGCTACCATGAGATGGGCCGTGCGGCCGCTGTCCTCCTCAGTGACCCG CAATTCCAGTGGTCAGTTCGTCGGGTCAGCAACCTTCATGACCTTCTGACAGCTCTGGATGCCTTCCTAGAGGAGGTGATAGTGCTCCCCCCAGGTCGGTGGGACCCGACAGCCCGGATTCCCCCGCCAAAACATCTGCCCTCTCAGCACAAAAG GCCCCTCTCACAACTGCGGGAAACCAAGGGGTCCCTGGCACTGCACGGGGCCCCGGCTGAGAACAGACATGGCTATGGGCCATACCCACCCAGCCCAGAGCTGCAGCGGACCGGCAG GCTCTTTGGAGGCCTTGTCCAGGACGTGCAACGGAAGACCTCCTGGTACATCAGCGACTTCTTGGATGCCCTGCATCCCCAGTGCTTCTCAGCCGTGCTCTACATTTACTTAGCTACCGTCACCAATGCCATCACTTTTGGGGGGCTGCTGGGAGATGCCACTGAAGGTGCCCAG GGGGTGCTGGAAAGTTTCTTGGGCACAGCGGTGGCTGGAGCTGCCTTCTGCTTGATGGCAGGCCAGCCCCTCACCATCCTCAGCAGCACTGGGCCAGTACTGGTCTTTGAGCgtctactcttctccttctgcag AGATTACAGCCTGGATTACCTGCCCTTCCGCCTGTGGGTGGGTATCTGGGTGGCCACCTTTTGCCTGGCGCTGGTGGCCATAGAGGCCAGCGTGTTGGTGCGCTATTTCACCCGCTTCACTGAAGAAGGCTTCTGCGCCCTCATCAGCCTCATCTTCATCTATGATGCCTTGGGCAAAATGCTGAGCTTGGCCCATGCCTATCCCATCCAGAGGCCTGGCCCTGACCTGGCAAAGACCCTCACCTATGGCTGCATCTGCCAGTTCCCAGGCCCAGGAG AAAATGACTCTCAATGGGCAAGGATAAGGCCAGAAGATAGAGGAGACATGATAAGCACG GACTTAGGCCTGGTCAATGTATCCTTGCTGCCCCCACCAGAATGTGCCCGGCAGGGAGGCCACCCTCGTGGACCTGGCTGTAATACGGTCCCAGATATCGccttcttttccctcctcctcttccttacCTCTTTCTTCTTTGCCACGGCCCTAAAGCATGTCAAGACCAGCCGCTTCTTCCCCTCTGTG GTACGCAGGGTGCTCGGTGATTTCTCCTCAGTCCTGGCTATCCTGCTGTGCTGTGGTCTGGACGCTTTCTTGGGACTGGCCACACCAAAGCTTGTAGTGCCCAGAGAGTTCAAG cccacgCTCACTGGACGTAGTTGGCTAGTGTCACCTTTCGGAGCCAACCCCTGGTGGCTAAGCATGGCAGCAGCCCTGCCTGCCCTGCTCCTGTCTATTCTCATCTTCATGGACCAGCAAATCACAGCAGTCATCCTCAACCGTGCTGAATATAGACTGCAG AAGGGAGCTGGCTTCCACCTGGACCTCTTTTGTGTGGCTGGGTTGATGCTGCTCACATCGGCACTTGGGCTACCCTGGTATGTCTCAGCCACTGTCATCTCCGTGGCCCACATGGACAGTCTTCGGAGGGAGAGCACAGCCTGTGCCCCTGGGGAGCCTCCCCACTTCCTGGGCATCAG GGAACAGAGGCTGACAGGCCTGTTGGTGTTCATCCTCACAGGAGTCTCCATCTTCCTGGCACCTGTGCTCAAG TTTATCCCAATGCCTGTGCTTTATGGCATCTTCCTATACATGGGGGTGACAGCTCTTAGCAGCATCCAG TTCACAAAGAGGGTGCAGCTATTGTTGATGCCCGCAAAACATCAGCCAGACCTGCTGCTCTTGCGGCATGTGCCTCTGAACAGGGTCCACCTCTTCACAACCATCCAGCTTGCCTGCCTGGGTCTACTTTGGACAATCAAGTCTACCCCTGCAGCCATCATCTTCCCCCTCATGGTGTCtagg TTGCTGGGCCTGGTAGGGGTGCGTAAGGCACTGGAGCAGGTCTTCTCACCACAGGAAATCCTCTGGCTGGATGAACTGATGCCAGAGGAGGGGAGAAGCATCCCTGAGAAGAGGCTGAAGCCAAAACACTCATTCAGTGGAAGCGACAGTGAGGAT TCAGAGCTGATGTATCAGCCAAAGGCTCCAGAAATCAACATCTCTGTGAATTAG